The following coding sequences lie in one Agrobacterium vitis genomic window:
- a CDS encoding GntR family transcriptional regulator, whose translation MNMSNRLVKSGVPLVYQLGEIFRLKIANGELKANDPFPTEDQISKTYGVSRMTVRLALAKLVNEGFIRRQQGVGSFVNPKGLMRPDETQPVTRDMSDVKSTTNILEAAGKTVSTKVISFSLSKPSPRIAEQLDIAESDMIFHFERVRFADNEPVVLEKIWVPEKICSSLTQSDVEGSVYRVLADRFGLNVTAAHQALRAEIADENLAAILDVATGSPIMRVAGVSYTDTGAPVEVEESWFRSDMMEFIIELGSLSTYARLIED comes from the coding sequence ATGAACATGTCGAACCGACTCGTGAAAAGCGGCGTCCCGCTTGTTTATCAACTGGGTGAGATTTTTCGTCTCAAGATCGCCAATGGCGAATTGAAAGCAAATGATCCCTTTCCGACCGAAGATCAGATCTCAAAAACATATGGCGTTAGTCGTATGACCGTCCGCCTAGCACTCGCCAAACTGGTCAATGAAGGCTTCATACGAAGGCAGCAAGGCGTCGGCAGTTTCGTCAATCCCAAGGGCCTAATGCGCCCGGATGAAACGCAGCCAGTCACACGCGACATGTCCGATGTTAAGAGCACAACGAACATCCTGGAGGCAGCAGGTAAAACTGTAAGTACCAAGGTAATTTCGTTTTCCTTAAGCAAACCGTCTCCGAGAATTGCCGAGCAACTCGACATTGCGGAAAGTGATATGATTTTCCACTTCGAGCGTGTTCGTTTCGCTGACAACGAACCCGTCGTGCTCGAAAAAATCTGGGTTCCTGAAAAGATTTGCAGCTCGCTAACCCAGAGTGACGTCGAAGGTTCTGTCTATCGCGTACTTGCAGATCGATTTGGCCTGAACGTAACTGCTGCACACCAAGCCCTTAGGGCTGAAATTGCAGACGAGAACCTCGCTGCGATACTGGACGTGGCTACTGGGTCTCCAATCATGCGCGTTGCAGGCGTGAGTTACACCGACACTGGCGCACCGGTGGAAGTCGAGGAATCCTGGTTCCGATCAGACATGATGGAATTCATAATAGAACTGGGCAGTTTGTCGACTTACGCTCGTTTGATCGAAGACTAA
- a CDS encoding hydantoinase/oxoprolinase family protein: protein MNNRSPQKLAVEIGGTFTDIILFEDDGKQPKLTTLKVPSTPRQPEKGVLSGVDQLDIAWPDLHDVLHGSTVATNAVLERKGVPTALIVTRGFQDILEIQRGDKTNIYDIFYQRSRPVVPREWVLPVTERLDVSGDVLVPLAEEEIRSLVPRLLEGGIKAVAICFLHSYKNSQHEDRVRAIIEDIAPELLVLTSSELLPQFREYERASTATMSAYISPIMSHYIGQLTEKLEERGFGGSLFITQSNGGVLPANAIRREVVRTLLSGPAAGVTGAIYAAEQAGMQNIITFDMGGTSTDVCLINDGQPLITTENMLNNLPVAVPMIDIATVGAGGGSIAAIDRHGMMHVGPESAGADPGPACYGHGGTFATVTDANVARGIIRPKTFAGGNFKLDSEAGHGVIERLGQDLAMTGAQAAEAVTRIVEANMTQAIRLVSTQRGYDPRDYVLVAYGGAGPIHAASVANELGITRVLVPPHAGVLSAFGLLVADIARDYVQTDVALAFDLSPDDFRAKIEALAEKARKEFESHGFGANELKVFAGLDVRYEGQAFELPISIDPETVTSDLVTTRLHDAHYKRYGFAFENESAEVVNYRLKVVIPRKTKDVSVHVNETGPVSTELGSVLLRGEARETVFCKSETMTLETTITGPAVLEADTSTCFLPENWTARLLESGSVLLERKN, encoded by the coding sequence ATGAACAATAGATCGCCACAGAAGCTTGCTGTCGAAATTGGCGGCACATTTACCGATATTATTCTCTTCGAGGACGACGGAAAGCAGCCAAAACTAACGACACTGAAAGTCCCATCCACTCCGCGCCAGCCAGAAAAAGGGGTACTTTCCGGCGTCGACCAACTTGATATTGCCTGGCCTGACTTGCACGACGTGCTGCACGGTTCGACCGTTGCAACTAATGCAGTTTTGGAACGCAAAGGTGTTCCTACGGCGCTCATTGTAACCCGTGGATTCCAAGACATTCTCGAAATCCAGCGGGGAGATAAGACAAACATTTACGATATTTTCTACCAACGGTCGCGTCCAGTTGTTCCACGGGAATGGGTTCTTCCGGTTACCGAACGCCTTGATGTGAGCGGTGATGTGCTCGTGCCCTTGGCTGAAGAAGAGATCCGCAGCTTGGTTCCTCGACTCCTGGAAGGGGGCATTAAAGCCGTCGCGATTTGCTTCCTTCACAGCTACAAGAACTCACAACATGAAGACCGGGTTCGAGCAATCATAGAGGACATCGCGCCTGAGCTTCTCGTCCTCACGTCGTCGGAGCTTTTGCCACAGTTCCGTGAGTATGAGCGAGCCAGCACGGCTACAATGAGTGCATACATCTCACCGATTATGTCCCATTACATTGGACAACTCACCGAAAAGCTTGAAGAGCGTGGGTTCGGTGGCAGCCTGTTCATTACGCAGTCTAATGGTGGAGTTCTGCCTGCCAACGCAATCCGTCGTGAAGTGGTCCGGACGCTGTTGTCTGGTCCTGCTGCCGGTGTGACTGGAGCAATCTACGCGGCAGAACAAGCCGGCATGCAAAACATCATTACCTTCGACATGGGTGGCACGAGCACCGATGTCTGCCTCATCAACGACGGTCAACCGTTGATTACAACTGAGAATATGCTGAACAATCTACCAGTTGCTGTTCCGATGATTGATATTGCAACTGTCGGTGCCGGGGGCGGTAGTATCGCCGCGATTGACCGCCACGGGATGATGCATGTCGGGCCTGAAAGTGCAGGCGCTGATCCAGGCCCGGCCTGCTATGGTCACGGCGGGACATTTGCGACTGTTACCGACGCGAACGTGGCGCGTGGTATTATTCGACCCAAGACTTTTGCCGGCGGGAACTTCAAACTCGATTCTGAAGCGGGCCACGGGGTGATCGAACGCCTTGGCCAAGATCTGGCTATGACCGGGGCGCAAGCAGCAGAGGCCGTCACCCGGATTGTTGAAGCCAACATGACCCAAGCCATCCGTTTGGTGTCGACACAGCGTGGTTACGATCCGCGAGATTATGTACTCGTCGCCTATGGTGGTGCTGGCCCGATCCACGCAGCCTCTGTAGCGAACGAACTCGGTATAACGCGTGTACTCGTGCCACCACATGCCGGTGTGTTGTCGGCATTTGGACTTTTGGTTGCCGACATCGCTCGTGACTACGTGCAAACGGATGTTGCGCTCGCTTTTGACCTATCTCCCGATGATTTCCGCGCAAAGATCGAAGCTTTGGCAGAGAAGGCCCGCAAGGAATTCGAGTCACATGGTTTCGGCGCGAATGAGCTCAAGGTTTTTGCCGGGCTCGACGTTCGTTATGAGGGCCAGGCCTTCGAACTGCCGATCTCAATCGATCCAGAGACCGTCACATCCGACCTAGTCACGACCCGTCTGCATGACGCTCATTACAAGCGCTATGGCTTCGCGTTTGAGAACGAAAGTGCCGAGGTGGTGAACTATCGTCTGAAGGTCGTCATACCTCGCAAGACCAAAGATGTCTCGGTTCATGTCAATGAGACAGGTCCGGTATCAACCGAACTTGGCTCTGTGCTTCTGCGCGGTGAGGCGCGTGAGACCGTGTTCTGCAAGAGCGAGACTATGACGCTCGAAACCACAATAACCGGTCCTGCAGTTCTTGAGGCGGACACCTCTACTTGCTTTCTGCCGGAGAATTGGACTGCCCGTCTGCTCGAAAGCGGAAGCGTTCTTCTTGAGAGGAAAAACTGA
- a CDS encoding ABC transporter ATP-binding protein, with protein sequence MMRDLRLESVTIAYGEKTILENIDLTVTRGEIICLIGASGCGKSTLLNAVAGLIPVRSGSILLNDNPVTGPSADRVMVFQDDAVFPWMKVRENVEFGLKIKGLPEGERNRIVNEKLATVELSHAADLYPRELSGGMRKRVDLARALAVSPQMILMDEPYGALDAMTKERLQVQFLKVCEDTNATSLFVTHDIEEALFLGDRIVVLGRNPGHVAHVIDVPFGKDRTLELKRTGVFQQLRGTVSDLIV encoded by the coding sequence ATGATGAGAGACTTACGGCTAGAGTCCGTAACAATCGCCTATGGCGAAAAAACAATCCTTGAAAATATTGATCTGACGGTTACCAGGGGCGAGATTATTTGCCTGATCGGCGCCAGCGGTTGTGGGAAATCGACACTCCTAAATGCGGTAGCAGGCCTCATACCTGTCCGATCGGGCTCGATCCTTCTGAATGATAATCCAGTCACTGGTCCATCCGCCGATCGTGTGATGGTTTTCCAGGATGACGCTGTTTTCCCGTGGATGAAGGTCCGTGAAAATGTCGAGTTCGGACTTAAGATCAAAGGTCTTCCTGAGGGTGAACGCAATCGCATCGTAAATGAGAAGCTCGCGACTGTCGAACTGTCGCATGCCGCAGATCTATACCCCAGGGAATTGTCAGGCGGCATGCGCAAGCGCGTCGATCTGGCTCGCGCGCTCGCGGTCAGTCCTCAAATGATCTTGATGGACGAGCCTTATGGTGCATTGGACGCCATGACCAAGGAACGTCTTCAAGTCCAGTTCCTGAAGGTTTGCGAAGACACAAACGCCACTTCGCTATTTGTCACGCACGATATCGAGGAAGCGCTTTTCCTCGGCGATCGCATCGTCGTGCTCGGTCGAAACCCAGGCCACGTAGCGCATGTCATTGATGTGCCGTTCGGAAAAGATCGAACCCTCGAACTCAAGCGAACCGGTGTTTTTCAGCAGCTTCGAGGGACCGTGTCGGATCTCATCGTCTAA
- a CDS encoding hydantoinase B/oxoprolinase family protein, translated as MTTVDPVTFNIFANSVQAIAQEMSNDFIRTAYSTVIREAADCSTCLVDRKGRVLSQSQNIPLHLNSVSPAVQGALAKTDITALTEDSVIILNDAYNGGQHLSDIYLFSPIIHDGTLIGFSGSVGHHVDLGHSPGYNLYARDVFEERMRFTPMVFSLSRDWNGGILEQLIRANVRIPRDTIGDLNAQLTANETGRRRVKELIARYSVDTVIAASDQLLDYAESFMREAISEVPDGTYRGIDYIDTDGLEQTNLEVHVAVTVKGDTLHLDFEGTSAQVKTAINCPRASTISSAYSALKMLLTKPSIPLNDGSYRPISISAPEGSLVNPIPFAPVEGRNVVVMRVFQSILLALSKALPDRIPAPGYDTRTEVDLHWQGARTYHAISEQLGGGYGAGPGNDGADQLDDPLGNCRNTPVEALELSQSFFRVERYELRPDSGGAGRYRGGLGAVRTYRFLQDGVHMSVYSDRFINKAPGVQGGHDGTNAYIKVTRKNGVEEQLPPKGAAVLNSGDELEVAIGGGAGYGDPRSREPEMVRADVRSGKVTEDSLKAYQGGQPGEPANA; from the coding sequence ATGACTACTGTTGATCCCGTCACCTTCAATATTTTTGCCAACAGCGTCCAAGCCATCGCTCAGGAGATGAGCAATGATTTCATTCGGACTGCTTATTCCACCGTCATTCGCGAAGCCGCCGACTGCTCGACCTGCCTTGTCGATCGCAAGGGCAGAGTCCTCTCACAGTCGCAGAATATTCCTCTGCATCTCAACTCGGTGAGCCCAGCGGTTCAGGGCGCGCTTGCCAAAACCGACATTACAGCGCTCACCGAAGATAGCGTCATTATTCTGAATGACGCCTACAACGGCGGCCAACATCTCTCGGACATCTATCTTTTTTCGCCGATCATCCACGATGGAACACTTATTGGATTTTCTGGGTCGGTAGGGCACCATGTCGATCTCGGCCACTCGCCCGGCTACAATCTCTACGCCAGAGACGTTTTCGAAGAACGTATGCGTTTCACGCCAATGGTCTTTTCACTGTCAAGAGACTGGAACGGTGGCATCCTTGAACAGCTGATCCGGGCAAATGTGCGTATCCCCCGCGATACGATCGGCGACCTCAACGCGCAGTTGACGGCCAACGAGACGGGCCGACGCCGCGTCAAGGAATTGATCGCTCGATATTCTGTGGACACCGTCATAGCTGCATCGGACCAGCTCCTCGACTACGCGGAATCGTTCATGCGCGAGGCTATCAGCGAAGTTCCCGATGGTACCTACCGAGGAATAGACTACATCGACACGGATGGTCTCGAGCAGACGAACCTCGAAGTGCATGTCGCTGTCACCGTAAAGGGTGACACTTTGCATCTCGACTTTGAAGGCACATCGGCGCAGGTGAAAACTGCAATCAATTGCCCCCGCGCCTCGACGATTTCGTCTGCATATTCTGCGCTGAAAATGCTTCTGACAAAGCCGTCAATCCCGTTGAACGATGGTTCCTACCGTCCGATCAGCATTTCCGCTCCGGAGGGCAGTCTCGTAAATCCCATCCCCTTCGCGCCGGTCGAGGGTCGCAATGTGGTGGTCATGCGCGTTTTTCAGTCGATCCTTCTTGCCCTTTCAAAGGCTTTGCCGGACCGTATACCGGCCCCGGGTTACGATACTCGCACGGAAGTCGATCTACATTGGCAGGGTGCTCGCACTTACCATGCGATCAGTGAGCAACTTGGAGGCGGTTATGGCGCAGGTCCAGGTAATGACGGAGCCGACCAACTGGACGATCCATTAGGTAACTGCCGAAATACCCCTGTGGAAGCGCTCGAACTTTCACAATCCTTTTTTAGGGTTGAGCGCTACGAATTGAGGCCAGACTCCGGCGGGGCGGGGCGATATCGTGGAGGTCTGGGCGCTGTACGCACCTATCGCTTCCTTCAAGATGGCGTTCATATGAGCGTGTACTCGGACCGGTTCATCAACAAGGCGCCGGGTGTTCAAGGCGGGCATGACGGAACGAACGCCTATATCAAAGTTACGAGGAAAAATGGCGTTGAAGAGCAGTTGCCGCCCAAAGGTGCTGCGGTACTCAATTCCGGTGACGAGCTCGAGGTCGCGATCGGCGGCGGCGCTGGCTACGGTGATCCAAGAAGCCGCGAACCCGAAATGGTTCGTGCTGATGTCCGTTCCGGCAAGGTAACCGAAGACTCCTTGAAAGCCTACCAAGGCGGACAGCCGGGAGAACCGGCGAATGCATGA
- a CDS encoding ABC transporter substrate-binding protein: MKKAMKIVAGLSIILSVLASGSTVAQAQDAKTVHVGITPYFDYMPWVIAKEKGLDKELGIDLDLVTITNTAAGVAAMRQGSLDIVSSCHVCDFPLYQAVPALRSFLITDQFKGFIVIGRKGTDTFADLAPKIGAEKAKEQILKGFKGKEFPTVLSSYRPLLTAALGQVGLTVDDINVIESGDDAQAALAFQRGTGDYYMGSLPQETKLLAMPDKYVNVGGHEILGPAGLWYSTMVSTQGWLDKNEDTALKLAAIWYRVSRYADEHFEEVAPLWVKATNERAAASFTVDEFKNTFQLMAFPTLEKAKTTVFNPESDVYWKHSVDFYEKQNADQLPSGVDPATRALEEKYYDKLVANKKLIDWVNSPLK, from the coding sequence ATGAAGAAAGCAATGAAAATTGTTGCCGGACTGTCGATAATCCTTTCCGTGCTAGCATCCGGGAGCACGGTGGCACAGGCGCAAGATGCAAAAACTGTGCACGTTGGGATCACGCCATATTTTGATTATATGCCATGGGTCATTGCTAAGGAAAAAGGGCTCGACAAGGAACTCGGCATTGACCTGGATCTCGTGACCATAACGAACACCGCCGCAGGTGTCGCCGCAATGCGTCAGGGAAGCCTCGACATCGTCTCATCTTGCCACGTTTGCGATTTCCCGCTCTATCAGGCTGTCCCTGCGCTACGCAGTTTTCTGATCACGGACCAGTTCAAGGGGTTTATCGTTATTGGTCGAAAGGGAACCGATACGTTTGCCGACCTGGCTCCCAAGATCGGTGCAGAAAAAGCGAAAGAGCAAATTCTCAAGGGGTTCAAAGGTAAGGAATTTCCGACAGTTCTGTCCAGCTACCGTCCTCTTCTGACCGCAGCTCTCGGTCAAGTTGGACTAACTGTTGATGACATCAACGTCATCGAATCCGGGGACGATGCACAGGCTGCATTGGCCTTTCAGCGTGGCACCGGCGACTACTATATGGGTAGTTTGCCGCAAGAGACCAAGCTTCTTGCAATGCCGGACAAGTACGTGAACGTTGGCGGCCATGAAATTCTCGGCCCGGCAGGACTGTGGTACTCAACGATGGTTTCGACGCAGGGTTGGCTTGATAAAAACGAGGACACTGCATTGAAGCTGGCAGCGATCTGGTATCGCGTCTCTCGTTATGCCGACGAACACTTCGAGGAAGTCGCGCCACTTTGGGTCAAGGCAACAAATGAACGGGCTGCGGCGTCATTCACGGTCGATGAGTTCAAGAACACGTTCCAGTTGATGGCTTTTCCAACGCTTGAGAAAGCCAAGACTACGGTCTTCAATCCCGAGTCCGATGTCTACTGGAAGCACTCTGTAGACTTCTATGAGAAGCAGAATGCCGATCAACTTCCAAGCGGCGTGGACCCTGCAACAAGGGCACTCGAAGAGAAATATTACGACAAGCTTGTCGCGAACAAAAAGCTTATCGACTGGGTCAACAGCCCGCTCAAGTAA
- a CDS encoding SIS domain-containing protein encodes MHDLIADIKSQSETLLANAGLLDQAYHSSSRWTGGSDGFVITGMATSLWAWHSASLILSTAGIGHAVADTSEYHRYGTAQSDTSPLIITSRSGESAEIINLLDVVQPGRPVIAVTASEHSTLGRKATNVLPFKAEEKAFYNTSSFTTTLCVATSMVAGLANRTDLAPAVWLAKLAEKVDVVANLDQEVFAAAAAAIAKSRVAIMTGRGHLIGLAQQASLDLQEGMRIAAIPVSGGLLRHGPMELINLPDSVVVMLIPNDHMAGIMVRLASDLVGYGASVVAIAAGPVDLPAGVSVIRVPETIPELNAVVFAVALQKLNVSVAQALNMSTIEPALIPKITRVE; translated from the coding sequence ATGCATGATCTGATCGCAGATATTAAAAGCCAGTCCGAAACTTTGCTCGCCAATGCCGGCCTTCTCGACCAAGCCTATCACAGCTCAAGCCGTTGGACGGGTGGTAGCGATGGCTTCGTTATAACAGGTATGGCAACTTCTCTGTGGGCCTGGCATTCGGCAAGTCTGATCCTCAGTACCGCTGGCATCGGACACGCGGTCGCTGATACGAGCGAATATCATCGGTACGGAACCGCGCAGAGTGACACTTCCCCGTTGATTATCACTAGCCGATCCGGTGAATCCGCAGAAATTATCAATCTACTGGATGTCGTCCAGCCCGGAAGGCCGGTCATCGCTGTTACCGCGTCCGAGCACAGTACGCTTGGACGCAAAGCAACTAACGTCTTGCCGTTCAAGGCGGAAGAGAAGGCGTTCTACAACACGTCTTCTTTTACCACTACGCTCTGCGTCGCAACCTCAATGGTCGCCGGATTGGCGAACAGAACCGATCTGGCACCCGCTGTTTGGCTAGCAAAGCTTGCGGAAAAAGTCGATGTCGTGGCCAACCTAGATCAGGAAGTCTTTGCTGCGGCAGCTGCCGCCATTGCGAAATCTCGCGTTGCTATCATGACCGGCCGTGGTCACCTTATCGGACTCGCCCAACAAGCATCGCTTGATTTGCAGGAAGGGATGCGCATTGCAGCAATCCCGGTATCCGGCGGCTTGCTACGTCATGGGCCGATGGAACTGATCAACCTGCCAGACAGTGTCGTTGTTATGCTCATTCCAAACGATCACATGGCTGGAATTATGGTTCGGTTGGCCTCTGACCTGGTAGGCTACGGAGCTTCAGTAGTCGCGATAGCAGCTGGCCCTGTAGATCTGCCGGCAGGCGTCAGTGTGATCCGGGTTCCCGAAACTATCCCGGAGCTAAATGCGGTTGTTTTTGCTGTTGCGCTTCAAAAACTAAACGTGTCGGTCGCCCAGGCACTGAACATGAGTACAATTGAGCCGGCCCTCATCCCCAAAATTACGAGGGTAGAATGA
- a CDS encoding ABC transporter permease: MAVKTEVPTGRAARTNKLIRQLFVPLVLVALWFAATWNGTIDPIFLPSPADVWRSFLSLAPLLPQSLAASVSMTLGGFIGGSLLGLAMGLTMAYSRLAREIFGGVLDFFRPIPIFALIPLFILWFGLGKTPQIVLIVLGTSLVIGVATIEAIKNVPAVYIRAGLVLGAQRGTIYRSIILPAIFPHLLGAIRVAAASSWGLDVAAEYIGAQVGLGHLMIIRVQYLDTAGIVVIVGIYCLLAIILDKIVVALERPLTRWTEKGAGKGVVGSITGAS, encoded by the coding sequence ATGGCCGTTAAAACAGAGGTGCCCACCGGCAGGGCGGCCCGAACGAACAAGTTGATCCGGCAGTTATTCGTCCCACTCGTACTGGTCGCTCTGTGGTTTGCAGCAACCTGGAACGGTACCATCGACCCGATTTTTCTACCTTCACCGGCAGATGTGTGGCGCTCCTTCTTGTCGTTAGCACCGCTCTTGCCTCAGAGTCTCGCGGCGAGTGTTTCGATGACGCTTGGCGGCTTCATTGGCGGTAGTCTCCTTGGCCTCGCAATGGGGCTTACGATGGCATACAGTCGGCTCGCTCGAGAAATCTTTGGTGGCGTTCTCGATTTCTTTCGGCCTATCCCAATCTTCGCGCTGATACCTCTTTTCATTCTTTGGTTCGGTTTGGGCAAAACGCCACAAATTGTCCTCATCGTCCTGGGTACTTCGCTCGTCATTGGTGTTGCAACGATCGAGGCGATCAAGAACGTACCCGCGGTGTATATTCGTGCAGGCCTGGTACTCGGCGCTCAGCGCGGGACGATCTACAGATCGATCATCCTTCCGGCAATTTTTCCCCATCTGCTCGGCGCAATTCGGGTAGCCGCTGCCTCGTCCTGGGGACTCGACGTTGCCGCCGAATATATTGGCGCGCAGGTCGGACTTGGCCATCTGATGATTATCAGAGTCCAATATCTCGACACCGCGGGCATCGTTGTGATTGTCGGCATTTATTGCCTCCTTGCCATCATTCTCGACAAGATTGTCGTCGCGCTCGAACGTCCATTAACGCGATGGACGGAAAAGGGGGCAGGCAAGGGTGTTGTTGGTTCCATAACAGGCGCCAGCTGA
- a CDS encoding carbohydrate kinase family protein — MSIDVLAIGDLTVDQIFGPLRDLPTWGRETEVDTMDVRLGGNTGNFALAGKVLDLNVVCVGPVGKDDNGLWIKNEMEKSGLNTDLLDFRTDSPTSVTTALVREDGERLFITLPGALAKLGQTLRQSRYSDAKIALLSGWCQPPRVAMDILLDAFTRLRTTGTKIAIDLAWSEASWGVRDDVLQILSQVDFALMNSDEAAALSGETDLISAAETISEKLAQSAVLVIKNGEHGALVKERHKPCVIVPIVPMGEPAHAVGAGDCFNAGFFHAVFVQKLDAEAATAFGCDFATWMLVHGREAIVDVSTVSSSRRQAGLNQSGDLL; from the coding sequence ATGAGTATTGATGTTCTCGCTATAGGTGACCTTACGGTCGACCAGATATTCGGCCCTCTTCGTGATCTCCCTACATGGGGAAGAGAAACCGAAGTCGATACTATGGATGTACGCTTAGGCGGAAACACCGGGAATTTCGCGCTCGCGGGTAAGGTGCTTGATCTTAACGTTGTCTGCGTGGGGCCGGTCGGAAAAGATGACAATGGCCTCTGGATCAAGAATGAAATGGAGAAGAGCGGTCTGAACACAGACCTGCTCGACTTTAGAACTGACTCTCCGACCAGTGTTACAACAGCACTCGTCAGGGAGGACGGTGAGAGGTTATTTATCACCCTCCCGGGCGCATTGGCCAAACTTGGCCAGACATTGCGCCAGTCCCGCTACTCTGATGCGAAAATCGCCTTACTTTCTGGATGGTGTCAACCTCCTCGCGTTGCAATGGACATCTTGCTTGACGCGTTCACACGATTGAGGACAACCGGGACCAAGATTGCGATCGATCTCGCATGGTCGGAAGCGAGTTGGGGCGTCCGTGATGACGTCCTGCAAATCCTTTCCCAGGTAGATTTTGCGCTAATGAATAGCGACGAGGCAGCGGCTCTCTCAGGCGAAACAGACCTGATATCTGCGGCTGAAACGATCTCTGAAAAGCTCGCCCAATCCGCCGTTCTGGTCATAAAAAATGGTGAACATGGTGCGCTCGTTAAAGAGCGTCACAAGCCTTGCGTCATCGTCCCGATTGTGCCGATGGGTGAACCGGCGCACGCGGTCGGGGCAGGCGATTGCTTCAATGCGGGATTTTTTCATGCCGTCTTCGTCCAGAAACTCGATGCGGAAGCCGCCACAGCGTTCGGATGCGATTTCGCAACGTGGATGCTGGTGCACGGCAGGGAGGCAATAGTTGATGTCTCGACTGTCTCTTCATCTCGACGTCAAGCCGGACTGAACCAATCGGGGGATCTGCTATGA
- a CDS encoding aldose epimerase family protein, translating to MLYKLQGRSGLSVEFLDIGGCVKSIITPDRSGHAANVVMSFATEAEYHRDHPYFGALVGRFSGRIAKARFALDGVEYSLSANNGRNHIAGGAQGFDKKIWSVEVLSESSAKLTYSSPDGDEGYPGKLDVSVTYSVTNDNEFQIDYEAITDKPTVLNLTNHSYFNLGGEGSGTVEGHVLTVNADKVIEVDDELIPTGRILDVVETPLDFRTPHTIGARIRSGHPLTKFAKGYDCSFVLDGSKNLRVVARAYDPVTGRILDVQTTEPSLAFYSGNFLNGSLIGASGRQYRQGDAFTLEPRHLPDSPNQPSFPTTTLRPGERYEATTIYRFSTDSGR from the coding sequence ATGCTTTACAAACTGCAAGGCCGCAGCGGCTTATCCGTGGAATTTTTAGATATCGGCGGTTGCGTTAAATCGATCATAACGCCCGACAGGTCAGGACATGCGGCCAACGTTGTGATGAGTTTCGCAACAGAAGCCGAATATCATCGCGACCACCCGTATTTCGGAGCGCTAGTTGGCCGTTTTAGTGGCCGCATCGCCAAGGCAAGATTTGCGCTCGATGGTGTTGAGTACTCATTGTCTGCGAATAACGGTCGCAACCACATCGCAGGAGGAGCTCAAGGTTTTGATAAGAAAATCTGGAGCGTGGAGGTCTTGTCGGAATCTTCGGCAAAATTGACTTATAGTAGCCCGGACGGCGATGAAGGATATCCTGGAAAACTTGATGTCTCTGTAACGTATAGCGTCACGAACGACAATGAGTTTCAGATTGACTACGAGGCTATAACAGACAAGCCAACAGTGCTGAATCTGACAAATCACTCCTATTTCAATCTTGGTGGCGAAGGAAGCGGCACGGTTGAAGGCCACGTCCTCACAGTCAATGCCGACAAGGTAATCGAGGTCGATGACGAGCTCATTCCAACCGGCCGTATTCTTGATGTGGTCGAAACACCGCTCGACTTCAGAACTCCCCACACAATCGGCGCTCGGATACGGAGTGGACATCCGCTCACAAAATTTGCAAAAGGCTATGACTGCAGTTTTGTCCTTGATGGCAGCAAGAACCTGCGCGTCGTGGCTCGTGCTTATGACCCTGTGACTGGTCGAATACTTGATGTTCAAACCACTGAACCCAGCCTTGCATTCTACTCGGGTAATTTTCTCAATGGAAGTCTGATTGGGGCAAGTGGAAGGCAGTATAGACAAGGAGATGCTTTTACGCTTGAGCCGCGCCATCTGCCTGACTCTCCAAACCAACCGTCCTTTCCGACAACCACGTTGAGACCTGGCGAGCGCTACGAAGCAACAACCATCTATCGTTTTTCAACCGATAGCGGGAGATAA